Proteins encoded within one genomic window of Mesobacillus subterraneus:
- a CDS encoding potassium/proton antiporter — protein MPEHIISTDSFILLLAFLFIVGVLTTRFSTRLGVPSLILFILVGMVMGSDVLGIIYFDNASLTQKIGVIALIIILFEGGLQTNWKDVRPVIVPSLSLATIGVLITSGIIAAAAKMILGLDWLESILFGAIVGSTDAAAVFAVLKDHNISPKLGSTLEAESGSNDPMAVFLTVAMIELITMPDTSILTLIGDFFLQMGLGLILGIIFGKIAVKALNSINLDSSGLYPVFATAFALLTYGITAFLNGSGLLAVYIAAILIGNAEIAYRHSIFRFSEGFAWMMQILMFVILGLLVFPSELFTPAILIQGILISLILIFIARPVAVFISTIKMKYTQKERIFLSWAGLKGAVPIILATFPLLAGIEDSHQIFNVVFFVVLTSALIQGATIPMLANKLGLNGPKKTIPMQSLELISLGKADAEMIEYEMESESAIVGKTLMDIPFPEGTLVNAIIRHGKLIAPTGNTVIMAGDFLYILSGRKNKPKLKKLLKEKALYSQNALDLK, from the coding sequence TTGCCTGAACACATTATTAGTACGGACTCATTCATCCTGCTTTTAGCTTTTTTATTCATTGTCGGGGTGTTGACTACGAGATTTTCAACAAGATTAGGCGTTCCCTCCCTCATCCTTTTTATCTTGGTTGGAATGGTCATGGGCAGTGATGTCCTGGGTATCATCTATTTTGACAATGCATCATTGACACAGAAAATCGGTGTAATTGCACTGATCATCATTTTGTTTGAAGGCGGCCTGCAGACAAATTGGAAGGATGTCAGGCCGGTGATTGTGCCTTCTTTATCATTGGCGACTATTGGAGTTTTAATTACCTCGGGTATTATCGCGGCGGCTGCTAAGATGATCCTGGGCCTCGACTGGCTTGAATCCATTTTATTCGGTGCGATAGTTGGTTCAACTGACGCGGCGGCTGTGTTCGCAGTCCTGAAAGACCATAATATCTCTCCAAAACTCGGATCCACCCTTGAAGCCGAATCGGGATCGAATGATCCGATGGCAGTATTTTTAACAGTCGCAATGATTGAACTGATTACCATGCCGGATACAAGTATCTTGACATTGATTGGTGATTTCTTTTTGCAAATGGGGCTTGGTTTGATACTGGGGATCATATTTGGAAAGATAGCTGTAAAAGCTTTGAATTCCATCAATCTGGATTCCAGTGGACTATATCCTGTATTTGCAACCGCTTTTGCATTGCTGACTTATGGCATTACAGCTTTCCTAAACGGCAGCGGGCTTTTGGCTGTATATATTGCAGCTATTCTGATCGGTAATGCGGAAATTGCCTACCGCCATTCTATATTCCGTTTTTCAGAAGGTTTTGCCTGGATGATGCAAATTTTGATGTTTGTCATCCTCGGACTTCTTGTATTTCCATCAGAACTTTTTACTCCTGCTATTTTAATTCAAGGAATTCTTATCTCATTGATTCTTATATTTATAGCAAGACCAGTTGCTGTGTTCATCTCAACGATTAAAATGAAGTACACCCAAAAAGAGCGGATTTTCCTTTCATGGGCAGGATTGAAAGGCGCTGTCCCTATAATCCTTGCCACCTTCCCATTGCTGGCAGGTATCGAGGACAGCCATCAGATCTTCAATGTTGTCTTCTTCGTCGTACTCACAAGCGCACTGATTCAGGGAGCTACCATACCAATGCTAGCCAATAAGCTGGGATTGAATGGACCTAAAAAAACGATTCCGATGCAGTCACTTGAGTTGATTTCATTAGGAAAAGCTGATGCAGAGATGATTGAATATGAAATGGAGAGCGAAAGTGCAATTGTCGGTAAAACCTTGATGGACATCCCCTTTCCAGAAGGGACACTGGTGAATGCGATCATCCGCCACGGCAAACTGATTGCACCTACTGGTAATACGGTCATCATGGCTGGAGACTTCCTTTACATTCTGTCCGGGCGAAAAAATAAGCCGAAACTGAAGAAACTGCTAAAGGAAAAAGCTCTATATTCACAAAATGCACTCGATCTGAAGTAA
- a CDS encoding tyrosine-type recombinase/integrase codes for MKMVSAIKSKSKIITMKRFLQTHSTRDYCLFLLGINTGIKLQELLSLRVHDVCDKHGEIADFLSFPLYFNPPVYLNSSIKRSLKKYINENSLIDTDYLFKSRKTSNPITRQQAYRIINAAAKNAGIDEPVGMTTLRKTFGYHAYSQGVAISLIQKRLQHSSPSETKHFIGVDQETVPVKININL; via the coding sequence ATGAAAATGGTTAGTGCAATTAAATCTAAAAGCAAAATTATCACTATGAAGAGATTCCTCCAAACTCACTCGACCAGGGATTATTGTTTGTTTTTGCTCGGAATCAATACCGGAATCAAACTTCAGGAATTACTTAGTCTAAGAGTCCACGATGTATGCGATAAGCATGGAGAAATTGCAGACTTTCTTTCCTTTCCGCTCTATTTCAATCCTCCAGTTTACTTAAATTCCTCTATAAAGCGGTCCCTAAAAAAATATATAAATGAAAATTCTTTAATCGATACAGACTATCTTTTTAAGTCGAGAAAAACTTCTAACCCAATCACAAGACAACAAGCCTACAGGATTATCAATGCAGCAGCAAAAAATGCCGGAATTGATGAACCGGTAGGAATGACCACTCTCAGGAAAACATTTGGCTATCATGCTTACTCTCAGGGTGTAGCAATTTCACTCATCCAAAAAAGACTGCAGCATTCCTCGCCGTCAGAAACAAAGCATTTTATTGGAGTAGACCAGGAAACAGTCCCGGTTAAAATAAATATCAATCTATAA
- a CDS encoding TetR/AcrR family transcriptional regulator, whose translation MTPIVSEEYKEKKRQEILQSAHGCFAEKGFESCTVDDIVARSGLSKGAIYNYFKSKDDIYLALMEGQTNDSGHTFAKAIAERKTAMEKLNYLFEAYLNNDPNEEENKGDAIVHYEFRLYSTRNPKLKEMLTERYKDFFVSLLIEIIKEGQTSGEFNKELDPLKFADIFWAMVNGATLQATILENYQYKLILKEMQDMFLEKLKR comes from the coding sequence ATGACGCCAATAGTTTCAGAGGAATATAAGGAAAAAAAGCGTCAGGAAATACTGCAGAGCGCTCATGGTTGTTTTGCTGAGAAGGGTTTTGAATCATGTACTGTTGATGATATTGTCGCTCGTTCTGGCCTGAGCAAAGGGGCAATCTATAATTACTTCAAAAGTAAGGATGATATCTATCTTGCTTTGATGGAAGGACAGACGAATGACTCGGGACATACATTTGCAAAAGCGATAGCTGAGCGAAAGACAGCAATGGAAAAGCTCAACTACTTGTTTGAAGCCTATCTGAATAACGATCCGAATGAGGAAGAGAACAAGGGTGATGCAATTGTCCATTATGAGTTCAGATTGTACTCGACACGGAATCCAAAGTTGAAGGAAATGTTGACTGAAAGATATAAAGATTTCTTTGTTTCATTACTGATAGAAATCATTAAAGAAGGGCAAACATCAGGTGAATTCAACAAAGAACTAGATCCCTTGAAATTTGCGGATATCTTCTGGGCAATGGTCAATGGAGCTACATTGCAGGCAACGATCCTTGAAAATTATCAATATAAACTTATATTAAAAGAAATGCAGGATATGTTCTTGGAAAAATTAAAACGATAA